AGCTTACAGATTATTTGATATCGACCGATATAAAGTAGATACATAGATTGGACTTCATAATGACGAAAATGAAAATGGATGGTGGATGTAATTATGGTATTTAGCAAGGCTAGAGAACGCATGCTCAACATGTCGTTCAGAATCAAATTGCCGCTTATGATCAGTTTGCTGGTGTGTATCGTGCTGGCGGCAACTGCGGTAGTGTGTTACAGCGTAGCGGCAGTTATTACACTGGACAAAAGTAAAGATGAAATTAAAGCAACCTCGGACCGGGTGGGTGCAGGGTTGTATGCTTCACTAAGTTTGGAAGAACAATCCACCTTTCTGATCACAACGCATCGGACCTTCCAGGATCTGCTGGAGATTCGGAATACGGATGGGCAGGAAGGTGAGAATTTTTTCTCGGAAAACAATGAATTGCTGGATAAGGCAAGTGGTATTCTCGCGGACAGTCTGGCAGGTATGGAAGGTAACAATAGTCTAATTTTGTTGGATCGGAATGGCATTATTATTGCAGCGAATGATCCGGCAGTTATCAAGGCGGAACGCGGAGATCGGGCATATTTCCAAGAAGCAATTCAGGGTAAAGACGTGATCAGTGAAGGGATTGTAGCCAAGTCCTCCGGACAACTGGGTACGGCTTTCGCCATGCCGATCTACAATGAGAATCAAAAAGTACAGGGAGTGCTCGTATCTGCAGCATCCACCTCGTTCTTCGTTAATCAGCTACAAAATATCAATATTAATGATGAGGGAAAAGTGATCATTCTGGACCGTGTAGGTACGGTCATCTACGATTCAGCGGATGAGAAGTTGGCAGGCCAGAAGATGGAGTCCGGCGAATACCAATCATTGATTGATCTTGCTCCAAGTGCTGAACTGCAGCAAGGGGAGGTTAGTACAGACGAGAAAGTGGCGTATTACTCCAAAATCCCAAGATCCGACTGGACCGTCGTTGTTGAAGATAAACTGAGCGATGTGCAGAAGCCTTTACGTGCGATGGCAAAACAGATGTATATTGTTCTGTTTAGTGCTATTGCAGTTTCCGTCATAGCCGGTATTCTGATATCTTTGCTGGTAACCAGACCCATTAGCCGAATAACGCTGTTGTTCAAACAGTTGGCCGGCGGAGATCTGACCGTGCAGGCACAAGGCAAGTACAGCGGG
The nucleotide sequence above comes from Paenibacillus sp. W2I17. Encoded proteins:
- a CDS encoding methyl-accepting chemotaxis protein, translated to MVFSKARERMLNMSFRIKLPLMISLLVCIVLAATAVVCYSVAAVITLDKSKDEIKATSDRVGAGLYASLSLEEQSTFLITTHRTFQDLLEIRNTDGQEGENFFSENNELLDKASGILADSLAGMEGNNSLILLDRNGIIIAANDPAVIKAERGDRAYFQEAIQGKDVISEGIVAKSSGQLGTAFAMPIYNENQKVQGVLVSAASTSFFVNQLQNININDEGKVIILDRVGTVIYDSADEKLAGQKMESGEYQSLIDLAPSAELQQGEVSTDEKVAYYSKIPRSDWTVVVEDKLSDVQKPLRAMAKQMYIVLFSAIAVSVIAGILISLLVTRPISRITLLFKQLAGGDLTVQAQGKYSGEFKELADSFNTMAEGNKQLISSMNQSIGILKTSTSELEQSTQQTSTTIAETTTTAFEISRAMESQANDTEAIVDKFMNVGNKIANVNGMSQAVKFKADEITDAFKNNHEVIDALIAVNGRNEIEVGNISKTTVQLAESSSGIHQITGTIAEIANQTKLLALNASIEAARAGDQGRGFAVVASEIRKLAEQTTAQSEDINRIVTQTIEHVEQNNRSVQAIEKIATQHKSSVSQTKETFNFVTENMNEMMNQVQAIAMEIQSIERDKDDVIGAAQNLSASGEEVSASVEEVTATMQEQSGMTEHLADMVQRIDGLSKQLAEESSRFKTK